In one window of Fusobacteria bacterium ZRK30 DNA:
- a CDS encoding NADH:flavin oxidoreductase: MKEKVDLFTEFNIKGITLKNRVVLPPMVRFSLIGKDGHITDELVKWYENIALGGVGMIILEACCVAQDGKLRDNQIGIWDDTFIEGLTKIADICRKHKTPTLIQLHHAGFKEEIATVPEKKLDEILEEFIAAFHRAKKCGFDGIEIHGAHTYLISQLHSKLWNKRKDKYGDRLYFTRELIRRTKDIFDDNFILGIRIGGNEPTLEEGIYIAKEVEAAGVDLIHVSSGVPDPSFKQDRKIDMPSEFPLDWVVYLGVEIKKHVKIPVIAVRAIKKEVEASYLIENNLVDLVAIGRAMISRPHWISWAKKKYRFRKNTGGKLL, translated from the coding sequence ATGAAAGAAAAAGTAGATCTGTTTACAGAATTTAATATAAAGGGAATAACTCTGAAAAACAGAGTAGTTTTACCGCCTATGGTAAGGTTCAGCCTCATTGGTAAGGATGGACATATCACCGATGAATTGGTGAAATGGTATGAGAATATTGCTTTGGGAGGAGTCGGAATGATCATCCTGGAAGCCTGCTGTGTTGCCCAAGATGGTAAATTAAGGGATAATCAAATTGGAATATGGGACGATACCTTTATAGAAGGATTGACTAAGATAGCAGATATCTGCCGAAAACACAAAACTCCTACCCTTATCCAGCTCCACCATGCTGGTTTTAAGGAGGAGATAGCTACTGTACCTGAGAAAAAATTAGATGAGATCTTAGAGGAGTTTATTGCAGCTTTTCATAGGGCAAAAAAATGTGGATTTGACGGAATAGAGATCCATGGAGCACATACCTATCTTATATCCCAGCTACATTCTAAACTTTGGAATAAAAGAAAAGATAAATATGGTGACAGGCTGTATTTTACACGTGAACTGATAAGGAGAACAAAGGATATCTTTGATGACAACTTTATTCTAGGGATCAGAATAGGTGGGAATGAGCCTACCTTAGAAGAGGGAATCTATATTGCAAAAGAGGTTGAAGCAGCAGGGGTGGATCTGATCCATGTATCCAGCGGTGTCCCTGATCCTAGTTTTAAACAGGACAGAAAGATAGATATGCCGTCAGAATTTCCTCTGGACTGGGTAGTATATCTGGGAGTAGAGATAAAAAAACACGTTAAAATACCTGTAATAGCTGTAAGAGCTATAAAAAAAGAGGTAGAAGCCAGCTATCTGATTGAAAATAATCTAGTGGATCTAGTTGCCATTGGAAGAGCCATGATATCTAGACCTCACTGGATCTCTTGGGCTAAGAAAAAATATAGGTTTAGGAAAAACACAGGCGGGAAACTCTTATAA
- a CDS encoding mechanosensitive ion channel family protein — MDEFYNALIEYLNVSGYYQRIFVVGIIMVLTLIIAIIMHYITNYIIKNHLIKLIEKSETKWDDFLIENNVFKYLNALVPLIVFQIMIKKLNFFKTFFEKTLDIGMVIIFTLIANGILSVFSDIYSTYSISKRRPIKSYLQVMSLFLVIVAATISVGIVMDKSPLKILSGIGAMTAVIMLIFKDAILGFVASIQLAANNMVGIGDWIEMPNQLADGDVIEINLTNVKVQNFDKTITTIPSYALVSNSFRNWKGMQSTGSRRIKRSIFLDSNSVKFLSSEEVKEYKKIDLLKEYIERKEKEIGNSNRGKNVMFSPINGRRLTNIGIFRAYVELYLKNSPYINQNLTLLVRQQEPTFQGIPLEIYCFAKTIVWQEYEGIQSDLFEHLIPTIHEFDLAVFQNPTGNDLRLLRK, encoded by the coding sequence ATGGATGAATTTTATAATGCACTTATTGAATATTTAAATGTAAGCGGATATTATCAAAGGATTTTTGTTGTAGGAATAATAATGGTGCTGACTTTAATAATAGCTATTATTATGCACTATATTACAAATTATATAATAAAAAACCATTTGATTAAATTGATTGAAAAAAGTGAGACTAAGTGGGATGACTTTTTAATAGAGAACAATGTTTTCAAATATTTAAATGCTTTAGTGCCGTTAATTGTTTTTCAGATTATGATAAAGAAACTAAATTTCTTTAAAACTTTCTTTGAAAAAACTCTAGATATAGGAATGGTAATAATATTTACCCTTATTGCAAATGGGATTTTGTCGGTATTTAGTGATATCTATAGTACATACAGTATCTCTAAAAGGCGACCTATCAAGAGTTATCTCCAGGTTATGAGCTTATTTTTAGTGATTGTAGCTGCAACAATATCTGTGGGGATAGTTATGGATAAATCCCCTCTTAAAATTTTAAGCGGGATAGGTGCAATGACAGCTGTAATTATGCTGATATTCAAAGATGCTATCCTGGGATTTGTTGCCAGTATTCAACTGGCGGCTAATAATATGGTCGGGATAGGAGACTGGATTGAGATGCCAAACCAGCTGGCTGACGGAGATGTAATAGAGATCAATTTAACCAATGTAAAGGTCCAAAATTTTGATAAGACTATTACAACTATTCCTAGTTACGCCCTTGTGAGCAATTCATTTCGAAACTGGAAGGGGATGCAGTCTACAGGAAGCAGGAGGATAAAAAGATCGATATTTTTAGACAGTAACAGTGTAAAGTTTTTATCTTCAGAGGAAGTTAAAGAGTATAAAAAAATTGATCTTTTAAAGGAATATATTGAAAGAAAGGAAAAGGAGATAGGGAATTCCAATAGAGGTAAAAATGTTATGTTTTCTCCTATTAACGGTAGAAGGCTTACAAATATTGGAATATTCAGGGCTTATGTTGAACTATATCTAAAAAATAGTCCCTATATCAATCAAAATTTGACCCTGTTAGTCAGACAGCAGGAACCTACATTTCAAGGGATCCCCCTTGAGATATACTGCTTTGCCAAAACAATTGTGTGGCAGGAATATGAAGGGATTCAATCGGATCTCTTTGAACATCTAATACCAACAATCCATGAATTTGATCTGGCAGTATTTCAAAATCCTACTGGGAATGATCTGAGGTTGTTAAGAAAATAA
- a CDS encoding sugar O-acetyltransferase translates to MKSEKEKMLDGELYFSGDQNLMDDRLMARMLISEYNSTKPIEEEERKEILKRLVVAKGDIKIEPPFYCDYGYNIEVGENFYANFSCTILDVNRVIIGDNVMFGPNVQVYTATHPLDAEERIKGLESSKPIAIGNNVWIGGGAVILPGVTIGNNTTIGAGSVVTKDIPGNVFAGGNPCKIIKKL, encoded by the coding sequence ATGAAGAGTGAAAAAGAAAAGATGTTGGACGGGGAATTATATTTTTCCGGAGATCAAAACCTTATGGATGACAGGCTCATGGCAAGGATGTTAATTTCTGAGTATAATTCTACCAAACCCATAGAGGAGGAGGAAAGAAAAGAAATTCTGAAAAGATTGGTTGTTGCCAAGGGAGATATAAAAATAGAACCACCATTTTATTGTGACTATGGATATAATATAGAGGTTGGAGAAAATTTTTATGCCAATTTTTCATGCACTATATTGGATGTGAACAGAGTAATCATCGGTGACAATGTGATGTTTGGACCAAATGTCCAAGTGTATACAGCAACTCATCCCTTAGATGCTGAGGAGAGGATAAAAGGACTGGAATCTTCTAAACCTATCGCAATAGGTAACAATGTATGGATTGGTGGAGGAGCTGTAATTCTACCAGGGGTAACCATTGGGAATAATACCACTATAGGAGCAGGAAGTGTTGTAACCAAAGATATTCCGGGAAATGTCTTTGCCGGGGGAAATCCTTGTAAGATTATAAAAAAATTATAA